The region GAGTGCTAACCAGCCGTGCGAAAGCACGGCATAAACTAGAACATCACTGCCAGCATATGGAGTTCACGGTTGCTGCACTGAGATGCTACACCACAAATCTGGGGAAATCTGCCACAAAGAGATCAAGAAACTGCCTGTTGATATATTACTTCTTAGGCTTACATTCCTGTACATCAAGTGGCACAGGGATCGATGACAAGGGGAAAAGCGGGGaacagcagacagaaaacaaatgctgcGTTGTGCCCGCATGGACTCGGTGTTGCTGCGCGCTGGGAATTGTTGCACAAAATCACAAGCCACACCCTCAAAATTGCTGGTCTGCATCTAAAACTCAGCAATTCAAAACTGCAACAGGGAGTTCCTATCACTTATCTTCTGGTTTTTGAGGCTTCAGAGCTGCCATTCGAGGACTTTGCTCCCACGCTgtggcggctccgggccggctTGCTGCTCCCGAGGAGCCGGGGCTCCCACGCGTGGGGCTCCCACGCTCAGCGAGCGAGAACCGCGGGACTCGCAGCCAATTTCACACACATTCCACAGACTTTCGCGTCGTCGTTTATTCAGTAGTTAGGCAAATCATTTCAGCTTTGTCTTCGAGATCATGTAGAGAATGCTGAAATGAAAGGTTTTTCTCCCCTGTTCCACAGATCTTCAACACATCGGCAGGAAAAGCTTTTGTCCTCCTTTCGTATGTTTTCCTTAGCTTGGTCATTCACAACCTCAGGCACACAGGAGCCCCGTGTGACAGCAGCCCGTACCACGATTCTGCAGGTTTGAAATACTCAGTGTTCGCGGTATTAGCAACTTGGTGTTCTGCGAGGAGAAGGGTGAAGTTAAGGACACGCTGCAGAGTGAagagaaaatgggaaagcaCCAGCTGAGCTCCTcggaggcagctctgcctgccgcTGCCCAGCTGGCATAGCCATTAACCGCTCGGGTTCACGCGCTGCCCACAGACGGTAAACCAGCAGCTGCTTGTTGGTTCAGTGTGGCCCAGCAACCCGTCCTGACAAAGTCCACACCGACGTCTCCGCTCTGGTGGCTCTGGTGGCGCCTGTTTTGAAGTGGGGTCAGAGGGATTCCTTTGTGCCGCTGCCTTCGGACCCGCAAAACTTCTGCATCTCAAACTAAACCCCTTCgatgggaagaaaaataaatgccatGCAAGTGGAGAATCTATCATGATGCTTGTCCTGCGCTGCTGGAAGGGGAGGTAACCCAGCCGCAGTAGCGAGGCGATAGTCCTTGCATTACCCATTGTGAAGAATGCGTGTATTTACTTAGGACACGGGAACAGGACAATGTGCATGCTTGGTGCTGAAGAAAAGCTTGTTTGTGCCTGTTATACTGGACAGTTTGAACAAGACTGATTCTTAAAAACCAGTTGTGTTTCTTGGAGTCTTAGAAGCTTTTACTCTGAAACGAATGGGGCAGCTTGTAGGGTGTGCCACCAGATGGGGTCCCACCTGAGCATTTGTGAAGGTGGAAACTTGAGTTATCACTTAGCTGAGGAAAGAGGAACTGATATGTAGATCTGAAAGAACTTCAAGTGGTATCCAAACCTCTGCTTTGCACTGATCCCCGTGGTGCGTACCCTCCTGGACCTTACGGGAGCAATACCCTGCTACAGTGGCAGCTAATGCAGGAACGGCCTGCCATGTTACACGGGAAACAACCCACGCCAGAGCAGAGGACTTGtagtaattttttatttgccAGGCTCTAATTCTACAACTCaccatttaaattaaatacaaatcaATGACAGGATGTCATAAAAGTGtctcagaaagaaatatttgctaTTAAAAGGACAGAGAGATGACAAATCAAAGGTACCACAGTTGTAATAAAACCAGTGTTCTTTATTACCCCGTATGTTCGTTCCCCCCGCCTTGGGCCTCCAGTCAATAAATCACCCTGTGTGACCACTGATGAAGgtgacatttgttttctgcGTGCACCGTAGCAGAGCCGAGCTCTTCCCTAGCCGAGAGGAAGGCGCTTTTTCAGAACATTCCTTTCTGCGAGCGGGACAGGGAAGCGTCTGTCCTACAGCTTGCAGCCGAGACGGCTGTTAGAGGAGTTCTGATCTGCGTGAACCCAGACAggccagctctgtgctgcccaTCCACGGCGGCTCTGCTCTCCGTTATTCGCAATAGTGAAAAGCAAGCACCGTGAAGTACCTGGCAGGGGTGAAGTGTCCTCGTACTGTGAAGTCCATCAGAAGGCAGAAGAAGTCCCTTTCTCAAATGCATTTAGGTACTTACAGATGCAAATCAGCATCAGGTGACTGCGAGAGCACAGAGGGTGCTTAATTGTTCCTGCTTTCAGTTTCTTCAAATACTGTGATGAGCTTCAGGTGGTGACAAACGTCTGACCCAGACACTTCTTGGCGCTAGAACTCACCTCTTGCTGAGCAGCCTCTGCAGGCGGAACGGGGCCGCCCGCGCGCCCGCCGCCCCACGGCGGAGGAGCGACGCTGCACCGCGCGCAGCCGGCTGGGCGCGCGGGCTGTTGGAGGCACCTGGAACAGTCAGTGAGAGTTCACGGTGCCCAGCACTCTGAAAGAGCACAGAAGACAAAGGCGTGAAAAATCATTCTTGAAGTAGTTTTCTGCTCAGAAAAGCACCTTGTCATTTTGTGGATAAATAACTGGCAAAAGTGcgaatattttttcagttctaTAAAGAACATTCACATTAATATAAAACCTGTTAAATATCCTACACACACTACTATGCTAGAGGACAGATCATCTGACTGGAAGTCCCTCATTCTATGTTTTGAAACTTCTACTTTGCACCCCTCATCATGAGGCGGGGAATCACCATGGATGCAGAATTAGACCCTTCGGTTCTCACAGCACCCTTGTGAGGTAGATAGGTACCTTGACATCTTCTTCagaaggggaaactgaggcaaaaagAGGTGAACTGACTAGCATGAGACTGCACAGCAAGTCTGGGAGCAGAATCTGGGTCGTGCCCACACGTCTCCACTGTAACGCGCTGCCTCACCTCTAACCCCGCTTATCTCCAGAGCTAAATGCAAAGCCCCTGTGTGCCACTGACAACACGCACCTGGTCCAACATCCATCTTTCTGCAGGCTCCTCCTGCTTCAGAGCTGACACACACAGGTGCTACGAACACTTTCCTTGCAGGACCTGTATTCCACAGGACACAGGACAACTCCCGCTGCTGTCAGCCAGCACAAGCCCTGATATCCGGGCCCTTGAATTTTTACACGACCTTCAATTAGAGCCTTTCTCATGCCTTGTCTCCACTCCAGAATTCCAGAGTTAATTAATAAGGCACATCAGGGGCTAGCCAGGAACTTTCACAATAGGTGTGAAGTCCTATAGGCCACTGGTCATTTCCAGGCTGGCACTAACGAAACACTGCTTGGCATGTGAAACCACATCCTGCGGCCAACAGAGGGAAcggctcccagccctgccagtgCCACAGGGCGGGAAACACAGAGCCAGCCTTAACTCATCATTGCCCAAGACACCAGCTGAATCATGACCAGCACAGAATTTGGGAGTGAAAACACGGCAATGGAAAATGTGTTGGATGTCGACTTGGAAGGATTCCACCACATGGCTACGGCCCGACTAAAACATAACAGAATGTAAAGGAATGTAATGCCACGTCAGGTACCGCAGCACACCCCTTCCTTCGCTAGCCAAGTGACAACAGGGATTTCTCCGTACAGTTGCTGACTTGTGGATATAAGTAATTGCTGATGAATTTTCAGCCCCTACCTGAATGCAGTGTTCAATGTTAATGATTTACAAGTACATACCAGTGATATGAACGTTCACaccatttcagaaaacagccCACCTTCTCTTTATTTAAAGTTCTATAAAATCTAAATCTTGATCTTGACTGAAGGTACAACAGATCACTTGATCATACTTATGATCCACACACACGCCCCTTAGGGTTCCATAATTACAAAGGACTTTTGGCTCCAGCACAACCAGAATAAATGTAAGTTGGTTCGTGCCTGATGTGCAACTCCTGGAAGGCAACAAACCCCTGACACTTGATCTGAAATGATGAGACTCTACATAGGGATTCAGGCAATAGGGAGTGGTATTAAGGTCCTTTATTTGTTTAACACATGAATTCTTCACTGATCACTGGCTAGTTGTGCTGTTTGCCCAGGTCGGGAATGTGTCCAGCTCAAACAACAGCTTTCCCCATGTGTTGATGGCCAGTGTGACACAGAAGACTCCAATGATGTTCAACACTATTCCAGTTTTAACCTGTGGGGACAAAAGtccaaaccaacaacaataaCCAAGCATCAGCACAGTGAACTGCAGCAAGGCCTATTTGTATACACGCAAGAAAGACACGTGGTCAAATAAATCACATAAACAGCCATTGTACCTACTGCCCTATGTTCTTGCTTAGATAGAAATACCAGGGAACACACTGTGCGAAGCCTTTGAATACTTTGCTCTGTAACTAGTGTGGGAGCTTTAAGGCATGCACAACAAGTTGCTCTTATTAGTTAAAGAACAGCTTCTGCCTCGTTCAGGTCTCCAGTTAGAAAACCGGTAACGTTTGGGTGTTCGGCACAGAGCCTGGCACTGTGTGGCCTGGCAGGCAATCCGAGCACCAGAGCCCGGGCCACTGATCGTTACCTTCTGCCTTCCGCTCCGCTGGGAACGGGGCCCCAGCTCCACTCGCAACCCCCACAACGCTGGAGAGCACTGACTCGACTTTAACCCTTCAGTGCCTAAGAGACTTATGGCCTGTCAGTTTTTAATTTCAACTGGGTTGGGTTGTCTGCCTGCCAAAGCCTGCGAGATGCAAACCTTCACTGCAATATTAGCACAGCAAAAGAGAGGGGCACAGGGTGCTAGTTACAGCCCATAGGAGCTTTCTAGTACTTGCAAATACTTGGCTAATAAACTCTCATCATATTTCAGGATAAAGGCAATGGAGAGCTCCAGATCAGAGACCAGGCAATTATCATCTTACCATATCCAAAACACGGATGTGGCCATAGGAAAACACTATCGCATTTGGTGGCGTTGCAACAGGCAGCATGAACGCGAAGGAAGCGCTGAGAGTACCGGGCAGCATAACATACAAGGGATGGATCCTGACAGATGCGGCCTGCAATGGAACGGAGAGAGTATCACACTGGAGGtgttctgaaagaaaagcataagGAGCATTTACCAGACCACCGAGACACACCGACTCATTTTGCATCCTGGTACTGTATCACCAGGGTAATTTACTGGCGTTTTATTCCAAAATCCACATGTGCTTAAAGATAACTTTGCTCTTGTTTCCTATCCCacaatccttaaaaaaaaatgcttgattCTTTCCTTGGTTTGCTCTATGGTATAATTTGGAGTTCTGGGCAAGTTTATCCAACGATCTTTTCTTTGACCCCGGACCACACTTTTGCAGGGTAACACAGGGATGGGATTATAATTACTAGGCATGTGGCCTAACTCTCTTAGACATTACACAAACTCCGTGGGACTCAGAACTTAAGTGCAAATTTAAGTCACTAATAATGCAGCACCTTGACTGGGATAATTTTACTTTGATGAAATGGTCTAGAATAAAGTGGTTGTGCTTTCCAAATTAAAGAACAAAGTgatctattttttcctttatgctaCAATTTCAGTTCTGCtcagaaaaggcagcaaaactTACTAGGTTTTCCTCAGTAAGTTTCTGGTTCTGGTTTCCTAtggaaaattaaacatttctaATAATCAGGCCTGCAACCTTCTGTATACTAGCATAAAACCATGAAGGAACCATTCAAGGGGACGACTAAAAcgtgctgggttttgttttggggtttctgtgtttttccagtTCCTGGCTGGTGGTTCAAATACAGAATGACCAGAAGTAACTGATGTTTGTTGATCTATATTAAAAACCCAGACCTCACCTCACTTTCTCCAGGGCCCAGGGACACACCTCACAGAGGACCTGCACGGGCCTGTTCCGTGAGGGTGCCGCAGGGAAGGCATCCTGAATCAGCTTCTTTCCCTAAGAAGCTGGTTCTCGAGGCTCAGGCATACAGGTACGGCAGACTGGAGAAAGTCTGCATCCCCCCTTTCTATCTCCATGTGATGCTACAAACATAGCAGTGAACACCAGCCATAGTCACTATCCATTACGGCATACTGTCAGATGGACTCTTACGTCACTGCCTTCCAGATTAACACTGGAGCAACATTCAAGACAATAAATACCATATTGCTTTGCCACTAGAGACTGTCAGTTTAACTCTGATTTCCCAGCTGATAGGATAACAGGATGGAAGTAACCTTACCAAGGTAGAAAAGACAGGTATGAAGAGGGTGGCTGTGGCAACATTACTGGTGCATTCAGTGAAGACAGCTATAATCAGCGAAATGATTGTTGCAATGGCCCACGGTGGGATAGATCCTAATGGGGTCATTTGACGACCCAGCCAAGCCGAGAGCCCAGAGCTCTGAcgagaaaaaaaacagtgttttccaGTGAGGCTTAGAACCCATGGTTCACAAACAGGGAACTCGTGTATCCTACCAAGTAACTCTAAACGACTCCCGAATTATATGAATACTATCCAGGAAAGTACAATGACATGTCACAATCACCACAAGACGCTCCTTGCCTACTAGACACAACACTGAGTCTTACTTTCCTGATCTTTCTGGAACTCAAGTACTTGCTCAGACTTTGGTtacaaaataatactttttgGCTAAACAGAAACAATTATTGCTGAGACTATGGCAAATAACTAATGTACCACTCAGAAGTTTTCTGGTGTGTTTTATAACGTTTCTGAAGATACTGATGCTGCATGAATGCCCTATTGTAGGAACATAAGCAGTGATTGACTCAAAACAACTTACAAAACCTTTGACTTGATGGCTTCTGATGCTCCGGAGCTTTAATAATGTATGTACAATGTATGTAGATGAACCTAAGGCCCTAGAGCTTTCATTTGCCCCATGGTTTCAAACTACCTAGCCACAAAACTTAGATCTAATATGAATTTCCCCACAGCATGGCACTGTTGATAACTAAGGCTTGCTTCGATTTAGATGCATCTTAGCTGTGATGAAGGAAACAATATGGTTTGAGATTCTTTCCTGTTTGGGGAATTCAGCTGCCTTTTCTGTGCATTTATGAACATGGGATCAGACCATGGGCTTATGGAACGCAGCACATTGCCTGGCAACAGCCACTGACAAGAAGTTCAAGAAAGCCCACTGTACACAATTGTGGAAGATATCTACCCACAATTACTTTCTTCCTGACCACTTCAGTAGCAGTTTGGTTTCAATCTAACGATAAATATTCTTTAAACACATCTCAAGAGGTTCTGAAGATCTTGCACGTAttatctgtatttctgttttcctagtCAGGGCCAGCACTGGGATGgtaacagaaataagaaaggctggttttctggtgttcCAGCCAGTGAAGGTCTCAAACTACTCGGCAGCCTCCAAGAGGTGAGATAAATTGAAGAAACTTGGTCAGAGCACACAAATTCCTGAAAAAGATGCACAAACGTTCACCTCTCCTCCTAACTTTTGCTAATTTGGATGTGCCTTTAGATCTCAACATCTGTGCTGGGGTTGGCTTGGGGTGCACGCCCAGTAACACAAGACTAGATAACAAACCAGGGAAGTTCGCCTTTGAGTCAGAAAACAACAGATGTCAGGACATACTGCGCTTGCATCAGCCAGAGCAAAAcctcctcccagcagcagcacgaTGCTCCAGGGCATCTTCCGCTGAACCATGTTCCAGTCTAGCAGCGGGGCTgataaaaatggcttttttatatctgaaggaagaaatgaaaagcagaacatATTTTAGGAGAGTGAACACATTTTGTCTCCTGTTCTATAAGATACCAGGGAAAAACCCAACAGACAGGTGCCTATTACTGAGAAAGCTGCCCAGGGTAAGGGTGAAGCACGCAGCAGGGACCACGGCCCAGCCCTGCGGAAGGAACGGGGGAGGTGAGCAATCCCGAAGAGCTGCATCCAAACCCAGTACACATTTCTGCCACGTTAGCTGGAGCTGACTAACTGTTCCACAGCGTTACAATTCCCCTCTTAAATAccttcttcagcctgtccagggTCAGACATGCTTGGGTTCCAGCCTTTGAATTTGGGTTTATTGGCAGGAAGGATAAACAGCAGCAGGGCAATaagcacagcaggagcagagtcAGTGATATACctacagaagaaaagagaatataGCTTAGAAAACAGACATCGTTCTCCTGGAAGATGGCTGCCTTCCAGCATTGCAGTCACTGCTCTTTGTCACCCTATGGGGGTTTGTATATTAGTGAAATGGGACATTCGTTCACGACTGAGGTCTCTCAGTCCCGCCACAACACAAACACAGGAATAAAAGAAACCAGCTGCTCTACACGTTAGTAACCAGCCACAGGTGACCATGGCTCCTGGGAGCAGGGTTCCTTCTCTGTGGTGACACCAAGATTCGACAGGTTTATCTCAAAGAAAGACGTGTAAAGAAAGGGCCTAAATTATCTTCCCATTGTGCATTTTATGTTAATGTGCCACTGACATTATGTGAAAAAGCCATGCAAAGCACCAAATCAATTTCCCAGTGAGTTCTAAGCTATTGTTTAGGGGTGATGCTACCAAATATTCAAATAACACTGCAACTGATAGGAGCTCgtacaaacaaaacactaagGTGCAGGTCCGTGCGACTGGGACGAGCACTGCGGACCTTGCTGTTCCTCTGGGAGGTTCAGCTTGCTCCGTGTCTCAGAGTCCAAACTGTCAAACGACAGACCTGTTGGTGATCTCCTGCACCAGCAACAGGACCAAACCCAGCACACGGGAATTCAGATAAGGCTGGAATGAATTACCCCGCACTCAAAATGGAATGTAAGAGAAAGAGAACCTGCTTCACAAATAAGAGGGTACAggatgaaaaaaaccctaaaaactTACTTTTCTCCTCCTGGGAAGAGCATGGAGGCCCAGCCTTTTACAAAGCCTGGGTTTCTGGAAAACCACAAGAGGACCAGCAAAACAAACATTAGGAGGACATTGGATTCAGCATAAGAGATAGGGcctaatttcttcatttctgcctTCAACACGTTGTATGCAGCTTTTTCTTTAGCAGTTCTCTctgtcccacagccccagctttttttaaagctttaagaaaaagggagaaggaaagactGTAAATATTAACATCCTAGAAGGATTTAACATACTTGCCCAtcgggagctgctgctcccagggacAGACGCAGACTACAGCAGAGGCCAGGAACAAAGAAACGACAACAGTGTCAAAGTATTTCATGGGGGCGTGCCAGTTCTCACGGAAGAATGGGGTCAATGAATGGATGTAAGTCTCTGTCCAATTTGGAGCAATCTGGGATGAAAACTCCAGTTTTGAATCAAGGGTAGCAAACCAGATATGCCAGCTCTCCTAGGGCTGAAATTTTCAGATgagaaattgaaaaataaaaaggcaattctgtCTGAACATTAAGAATCAATAAAGCTTTCGCCTTACTGCAACTCCCATGAACACAAAAGGTTTCCAGACCTGAAAAGTTGCTATGAAATGGAACTGCTCTCTGCTACAAAACTGATAACTGGTCAGTGCATTTGTTTTAACCAGATTTCTCAACAAGCTGTTCTGCATTAGCTGAGGGGTTTACACAATATCATGTAGTTAAATACTCACTTCAGTCCCATGAAGGAGCACTGTAGCCAAAGCCAAGTTAGCACCAACATCAGAATCATGTTTGGGAATGCAAACCCAAACCAGGAAGCAAAATTCACAATATCATTGTTGTTGGGATAtaacctgaaaagaaaaatgctttctgtATGAATGTCACAACATTTAGTGATCTACTCTCTCTTTAACGTGTGCTAGTGACAATAATACCTGTAAATCTAGGACAACCATTACAAGTAATCCTAAGCAACATCCATAGCCTAACTGAAGTCAACAGGAAAGCAGCCTGGATTTCAGAGCAGAACTTAAATGATCCTCCGTTCCCCTGTGTTTTACTTCAATGCCTATAGGAGCTCATGTTGATATTTTAGGTCTCATTAAGTCAAGCACTGCCGAAAGATCTCCCAGACATTCCAGGTACCCTTCACTTCCAACATGCTCTAATAAGAGAGGAAGAATCGTCTTTCCTGAAATTATACCCGTACCTCTGCCCACATCAACAGAAGACAAAGTTGCTAGTTGGCTTAAAAGAATGAAGCCAGTGTTTTAAGAACAGCAATTTTTGTTCCTCCCCACATCCAACAATAGTGACCGCAGGAAAAATATCAATAGCAAATTTTCAGCTGTGTGTTACAACCAACAGGCAGTGTGGCAGCTGGACTCCCAACAGAAGGGAGCAACGTAGAGGGACTGTGGTGGAGCCTGTAAAATTTCCACTGTTACatcaggttttatttaaatcaattCCCAAACTCAGTTTAGCAAGACAGTATTTTGTGGATAACTCTTTTCCTTTACAACAGTATCTATACAGTTTCCACAGCACAGAAGAATAATATTATAGGAGAGGCTAAGCTATTTTTAGCTCTCTTAAGTGTGCTTATAAGAAGAGTTAATCATACACTCTTCTGGTGCTCTTCATTGCAGTTCCTTTGCTGATGCGCtgcatttcagctgaaaaagagGGGGCAGAAGAACCAGTATCTCATGATCAACCAGCCATCTGCCCATTACCAGCAACTATTTCCAAGTTTCTCAGAAGACCTATAATCCCAGTGCATAGCTGCCTAAAAAAAGGCTGAAGCAGGAAAATGAGGCCCATCACTTCATATACCTCCCTCACTCTCAGTTCATCAACTGGTTATTGCCTATAGTTTGCAACTGAAACTGTCATCTAAGACTTGTCGGCTGGTCTCAGCAACAGTGACAGTGTAAGTAAAAGAAACAGCGCGGATGACCTACTGATTCATCTGGCCTTTCAGTACCATGTTCGGTCCTGTTCCGGTGAGTGTTGCGGTTCCTCCAATGCTGGCAGCATAGCATATACAAAGTGTCATTCCCTTACATATACGcttcctcattttcttttcctcagatGATCTGGGGTCATCAGGGACTTGTCCATTGCTTATGActagaaacaaagaacaagacTTGCCTCAGGTAAAGCCAGGGAGGCAGAGAGTTCAGGATGGGGTCGGCAGGCTTCGCGCTTCCAGTCTGTGTatgccatttattttaattcaacaAAACACAGACAGTCCCTAAATACTTTAGACTCATGTCCATGAGAAGCTGAAGAGAGAGGCTGACAGCCTGGGCCTACACGATCCAGGGATGCTGCTGTCCACACCACGGCCACAGTTTCTCAGCAGTAATTCCTGTTTCACAGAGAGGTTGCCACAAGCAAGATATCGTAGTCACCGGAAACATCACAATACCGCAGCAAGAACCCAACAGCTATGAACACgggcagaaaaaaaccccacccaaagCCAAATTCCTGCCTGGCATAACTGTTAAGACCAATATGTTTTGTCAGTTTATATCAACCATGAAATTTTGCTGCTTGGTCCACCTACTGCAGAAGTACTGACAGAAGGACCTTGTGGTGCCAAGCATCGGGTAAGATCACACTTTAAAGCGTGCCAAAGAGTAGTTTGTCTACTGTGAGTCAAGTGACACCAGCTCCTATTTTCCAAGTAGCTTTTAAAGTatccctctttcttctccctacCTCCTGGTCAATAAAGAGATATTTATTGCCACAGAACCAAAATAGTTTGCGTTGgttcaaaatttttcaaacaTTCCTACATGGCTTAGAAGCTGAATCCCCACTGATAATGACAAGATTTAGAAAGCAGGATGCTGGGGTTTGGATGGTATTTCCCACAGGATATGCTTTCCACTTCTCTGAGCAGGCAGTTAAGTCTAGGGAAACTATGGGAGGATGACCCAAGCTTGAAGGAAAGAACATAAGAATCTGCATGGGATCTACCACTAAGCACAACACAATGGCAGCCCCCAAAACTGGAAGGCATTTTGTAAAACCTAAATGCCATGCATTGAGGGATTTCCAGTCAGGTTACCATCCTCTTTCCTTGGAAAAGGTACAGAGTCCTCCTAGGTCAGGGAGCTCAGAGCATAGCAAGTTCAGTAGAATCAACTCACTGCTGAGTAGGCCCTTACCATGCACTGAAGTGGGATCTGATGCGTTCTTTTCCTCCAGCTCAATCACTGTATTTGTTTGCCCGGCTGCTTGTTCCATCATGGTCACATCATGCTCTGTGTTGTCCATTTGATCCAGGACAGCCTGGACAATGGGAACCATCATGGCAGTGGTGGCTGTGTTACTGATCCACATGGACAGGAAGGCAGTGACTACCATAAATCCCAGCATGAGgctgaaaagagagaaacgggcagaggagaaagaggaaagaaagcagatgc is a window of Columba livia isolate bColLiv1 breed racing homer chromosome 20, bColLiv1.pat.W.v2, whole genome shotgun sequence DNA encoding:
- the SLC13A5 gene encoding Na(+)/citrate cotransporter isoform X2 codes for the protein MASTCLRPLLRYRSFATLFLTPLLLLPLPIAVPTREAKCAYIIIIMAVYWCTEVIPLAVTSLMPVVFFPLLGVRSSKSVCLQYLNDTTMLFFGGLIVAISVEQWNLHKRIALRVLLILGVKPALLMLGFMVVTAFLSMWISNTATTAMMVPIVQAVLDQMDNTEHDVTMMEQAAGQTNTVIELEEKNASDPTSVHVISNGQVPDDPRSSEEKKMRKRICKGMTLCICYAASIGGTATLTGTGPNMVLKGQMNQLYPNNNDIVNFASWFGFAFPNMILMLVLTWLWLQCSFMGLNFKKSWGCGTERTAKEKAAYNVLKAEMKKLGPISYAESNVLLMFVLLVLLWFSRNPGFVKGWASMLFPGGEKYITDSAPAVLIALLLFILPANKPKFKGWNPSMSDPGQAEEDIKKPFLSAPLLDWNMVQRKMPWSIVLLLGGGFALADASASSGLSAWLGRQMTPLGSIPPWAIATIISLIIAVFTECTSNVATATLFIPVFSTLAASVRIHPLYVMLPGTLSASFAFMLPVATPPNAIVFSYGHIRVLDMVKTGIVLNIIGVFCVTLAINTWGKLLFELDTFPTWANSTTSQ
- the SLC13A5 gene encoding Na(+)/citrate cotransporter isoform X5, producing the protein MASTCLRPLLRYRSFATLFLTPLLLLPLPIAVPTREAKCAYIIIIMAVYWCTEVIPLAVTSLMPVVFFPLLGVRSSKSVCLQYLNDTTMLFFGGLIVAISVEQWNLHKRIALRVLLILGVKPALLMLGFMVVTAFLSMWISNTATTAMMVPIVQAVLDQMDNTEHDVTMMEQAAGQTNTVIELEEKNASDPTSVHVISNGQVPDDPRSSEEKKMRKRICKGMTLCICYAASIGGTATLTGTGPNMVLKGQMNQLYPNNNDIVNFASWFGFAFPNMILMLVLTWLWLQCSFMGLNFKKSWGCGTERTAKEKAAYNVLKAEMKKLGPISYAESNVLLMFVLLVLLWFSRNPGFVKGWASMLFPGGEKYITDSAPAVLIALLLFILPANKPKFKGWNPSMSDPGQAEEDIKKPFLSAPLLDWNMVQRKMPWSIVLLLGGGFALADASAAASVRIHPLYVMLPGTLSASFAFMLPVATPPNAIVFSYGHIRVLDMVKTGIVLNIIGVFCVTLAINTWGKLLFELDTFPTWANSTTSQ
- the SLC13A5 gene encoding Na(+)/citrate cotransporter isoform X1: MASTCLRPLLRYRSFATLFLTPLLLLPLPIAVPTREAKCAYIIIIMAVYWCTEVIPLAVTSLMPVVFFPLLGVRSSKSVCLQYLNDTTMLFFGGLIVAISVEQWNLHKRIALRVLLILGVKPALLMLGFMVVTAFLSMWISNTATTAMMVPIVQAVLDQMDNTEHDVTMMEQAAGQTNTVIELEEKNASDPTSVHVISNGQVPDDPRSSEEKKMRKRICKGMTLCICYAASIGGTATLTGTGPNMVLKGQMNQLYPNNNDIVNFASWFGFAFPNMILMLVLTWLWLQCSFMGLNFKKSWGCGTERTAKEKAAYNVLKAEMKKLGPISYAESNVLLMFVLLVLLWFSRNPGFVKGWASMLFPGGEKYITDSAPAVLIALLLFILPANKPKFKGWNPSMSDPGQAEEDIKKPFLSAPLLDWNMVQRKMPWSIVLLLGGGFALADASASSGLSAWLGRQMTPLGSIPPWAIATIISLIIAVFTECTSNVATATLFIPVFSTLAASVRIHPLYVMLPGTLSASFAFMLPVATPPNAIVFSYGHIRVLDMSAGHRELSLTVPGASNSPRAQPAARGAASLLRRGAAGARAAPFRLQRLLSKR
- the SLC13A5 gene encoding Na(+)/citrate cotransporter isoform X3, with the protein product MASTCLRPLLRYRSFATLFLTPLLLLPLPIAVPTREAKCAYIIIIMAVYWCTEVIPLAVTSLMPVVFFPLLGVRSSKSVCLQYLNDTTMLFFGGLIVAISVEQWNLHKRIALRVLLILGVKPALLMLGFMVVTAFLSMWISNTATTAMMVPIVQAVLDQMDNTEHDVTMMEQAAGQTNTVIELEEKNASDPTSVHVISNGQVPDDPRSSEEKKMRKRICKGMTLCICYAASIGGTATLTGTGPNMVLKGQMNQLYPNNNDIVNFASWFGFAFPNMILMLVLTWLWLQCSFMGLNFKKSWGCGTERTAKEKAAYNVLKAEMKKLGPISYAESNVLLMFVLLVLLWFSRNPGFVKGWASMLFPGGEKYITDSAPAVLIALLLFILPANKPKFKGWNPSMSDPGQAEEDIKKPFLSAPLLDWNMVQRKMPWSIVLLLGGGFALADASASSGLSAWLGRQMTPLGSIPPWAIATIISLIIAVFTECTSNVATATLFIPVFSTLNTSSVILSPFHCRPHLSGSIPCMLCCPVLSALPSRSCCLLQRHQMR
- the SLC13A5 gene encoding Na(+)/citrate cotransporter isoform X4, whose product is MASTCLRPLLRYRSFATLFLTPLLLLPLPIAVPTREAKCAYIIIIMAVYWCTEVIPLAVTSLMPVVFFPLLGVRSSKSVCLQYLNDTTMLFFGGLIVAISVEQWNLHKRIALRVLLILGVKPALLMLGFMVVTAFLSMWISNTATTAMMVPIVQAVLDQMDNTEHDVTMMEQAAGQTNTVIELEEKNASDPTSVHVISNGQVPDDPRSSEEKKMRKRICKGMTLCICYAASIGGTATLTGTGPNMVLKGQMNQLYPNNNDIVNFASWFGFAFPNMILMLVLTWLWLQCSFMGLNFKKSWGCGTERTAKEKAAYNVLKAEMKKLGPISYAESNVLLMFVLLVLLWFSRNPGFVKGWASMLFPGGEKYITDSAPAVLIALLLFILPANKPKFKGWNPSMSDPGQAEEDIKKPFLSAPLLDWNMVQRKMPWSIVLLLGGGFALADASAAASVRIHPLYVMLPGTLSASFAFMLPVATPPNAIVFSYGHIRVLDMSAGHRELSLTVPGASNSPRAQPAARGAASLLRRGAAGARAAPFRLQRLLSKR